One genomic segment of Acinetobacter oleivorans DR1 includes these proteins:
- a CDS encoding aldose epimerase family protein, with translation MKKLVILSFTLYSFAQITNAATLNVKPYGTTQDGQKVDLYTMSNNKGVSVSFISFGGVITQILTPDAQGKQNNIVLGFDDLKGYEVTDTKEGIHFGGLIGRYANRIGNAKFSLDGKTYNLEKNNGPNSLHSGNPGFDKRVWQVKPLVSKGETVKASLKLTSPNGDQGFPGKLDVEVIYSLSDQNEFQIEYKAKTDQPTVVNLTNHSYFNLSGAGNNPYGVLDHVVQLNADRILVTDQNSLPTGEIASVAGTPFDFRTPKAIVKDIRANHQQLAYGYGYDQTWVLNQKSQGKLNLAAHVFDPKSKRTLQVLTTEPSVQMYTANHLLGNIAGANGVLYRQADALALETQHFPDSPNQPSFPSTRLNPNQTYNSVTVFKFGIQK, from the coding sequence ATGAAAAAATTAGTAATTTTAAGTTTCACCCTTTATAGCTTTGCGCAAATTACAAATGCAGCAACATTAAACGTAAAACCCTACGGCACAACTCAAGATGGTCAAAAAGTTGATCTATACACCATGAGCAATAACAAAGGAGTCTCGGTTTCTTTTATTAGTTTTGGTGGGGTAATTACCCAGATTTTGACTCCCGATGCACAAGGTAAACAAAATAATATTGTTTTAGGCTTCGATGACCTAAAAGGCTATGAAGTTACTGATACTAAGGAAGGCATTCATTTTGGTGGGTTAATTGGCCGTTATGCGAATCGTATTGGCAATGCTAAATTTAGCTTAGATGGAAAAACATATAATCTTGAAAAAAATAATGGACCGAATTCATTACATAGCGGTAATCCGGGTTTTGATAAACGTGTTTGGCAAGTTAAGCCCTTGGTTTCTAAAGGTGAAACCGTTAAAGCTTCTCTTAAGTTAACCAGTCCAAATGGTGATCAAGGTTTTCCGGGGAAATTAGATGTAGAAGTGATCTACAGTCTTTCAGATCAAAATGAATTCCAGATCGAATATAAAGCTAAAACTGATCAACCGACAGTCGTCAATCTCACCAACCACAGTTATTTCAACTTATCAGGCGCTGGCAATAACCCTTATGGTGTGCTCGATCATGTTGTACAACTTAATGCAGACCGTATATTGGTAACCGATCAAAACTCTTTACCCACAGGTGAAATAGCTTCGGTTGCAGGTACACCTTTTGATTTTCGAACGCCTAAAGCAATTGTGAAAGATATTCGAGCGAATCATCAGCAATTGGCCTATGGATATGGCTATGACCAAACTTGGGTACTTAATCAAAAGTCTCAAGGAAAGTTAAATCTTGCTGCTCATGTTTTTGACCCAAAATCTAAACGGACACTGCAAGTCTTGACTACTGAACCAAGCGTTCAAATGTATACAGCCAATCATTTACTGGGAAATATTGCTGGGGCAAATGGCGTACTCTATCGACAAGCAGATGCGCTAGCATTAGAAACGCAGCATTTTCCAGATAGTCCGAATCAACCATCTTTCCCTTCTACACGTTTGAACCCAAATCAAACTTATAACAGTGTCACCGTATTTAAGTTTGGTATTCAAAAATAG
- a CDS encoding AraC family transcriptional regulator: MSDSLIQSDLSELVIGLSSEHSYREITPTHTHTRAQFLYASTGNIQVFTPNNVWIVPPMCALWIPAHVEHSVISLSHVKLNTALVEVNAAALMGQHCFIIRVSNLLHELLIRLNEIEREDTPNTATSQELSRSLQILIFEEIHRANLLPIQIPWPKDKRLLKICQELLHTPDHSKDLTDWADEIGASSRTLMRMFQKETGLSYRAWVQQMHIALALSKIANGESIVRISESLGYNNPSAFSAMFKRHLGKTPQQFRSSAMSL, from the coding sequence ATGTCCGATTCTCTTATTCAGTCTGATTTGTCTGAACTTGTGATTGGACTATCTTCTGAGCATTCTTATCGAGAAATCACCCCTACTCATACACATACACGTGCGCAGTTTTTGTATGCATCCACAGGAAATATTCAGGTGTTTACACCGAACAATGTCTGGATTGTACCGCCCATGTGTGCTTTATGGATTCCTGCTCATGTTGAGCACAGTGTGATTTCACTAAGTCACGTGAAGTTAAATACGGCGTTAGTTGAAGTAAATGCAGCAGCTCTAATGGGTCAGCATTGCTTTATTATTCGGGTAAGCAACCTGTTGCATGAGCTTTTGATTCGTTTAAATGAAATTGAACGAGAAGACACGCCAAATACTGCGACGTCTCAAGAGCTTTCCCGTTCTTTACAAATTTTGATTTTTGAAGAAATCCATCGGGCCAATTTGTTGCCTATTCAAATTCCTTGGCCGAAAGACAAGCGACTATTAAAAATTTGCCAAGAGTTATTACATACTCCTGACCATTCAAAAGACTTAACAGATTGGGCTGATGAGATTGGTGCGAGTTCTAGAACCCTAATGCGTATGTTCCAAAAAGAAACTGGACTGTCTTATCGGGCGTGGGTCCAGCAAATGCATATTGCACTTGCCTTAAGTAAAATTGCGAATGGTGAATCTATTGTTCGAATTTCTGAATCACTGGGGTACAACAACCCCAGCGCGTTCAGTGCGATGTTTAAGCGACATCTAGGAAAAACACCTCAGCAGTTTAGAAGTTCTGCGATGTCGCTATAA
- a CDS encoding transketolase — translation MLNINKAGQIAELQQRAYHIRQHALRMGQVQGQGYVGQALGAADLLAVSYFHAMKYQPENPEWEGRDRFYLSIGHYAIALYAALIEAKIIPLEELETYGADDSRLPMSGMASYTPGMEITGGSLGHGLGIAVGACLGLKQKKSDAFVYNLLSDGELNEGSTWEAVMSASHWKLDNLIAIIDVNNQQADGHSSEILAFEPIVDRWQSFGWYTQRVDGNNMEALLEAFDQARNYKGTCPRVIICDTKMGKGVSFLESREKTHFIRVDEHEWDDALNILTHYGQ, via the coding sequence ATGTTAAATATTAATAAAGCAGGCCAAATTGCCGAGTTGCAACAACGTGCCTACCACATTCGCCAACATGCTTTACGCATGGGGCAAGTACAAGGCCAAGGCTATGTTGGACAAGCTTTGGGTGCAGCAGATCTACTGGCAGTATCTTATTTCCATGCGATGAAATATCAGCCAGAAAACCCTGAATGGGAAGGCCGTGACCGTTTTTATCTCTCTATTGGGCACTATGCGATTGCACTTTATGCAGCCTTAATTGAAGCAAAAATTATCCCGCTTGAAGAACTTGAAACCTATGGTGCAGATGATAGTCGTCTACCGATGTCGGGCATGGCTTCATATACACCGGGCATGGAAATTACAGGTGGTTCATTGGGGCATGGTCTTGGAATTGCGGTCGGTGCATGTTTAGGACTGAAACAGAAAAAGTCGGATGCTTTTGTTTATAACTTACTGTCCGATGGAGAGCTAAATGAAGGCTCAACATGGGAGGCAGTGATGTCTGCTTCTCATTGGAAACTAGATAACTTGATTGCCATTATTGATGTGAATAATCAGCAGGCAGATGGGCACTCCAGCGAAATTTTAGCGTTTGAACCCATTGTAGACCGTTGGCAATCATTCGGTTGGTACACCCAACGCGTAGATGGCAACAACATGGAAGCTCTGCTTGAGGCATTCGATCAGGCACGAAACTATAAGGGAACATGCCCACGTGTCATTATTTGTGACACCAAAATGGGTAAAGGGGTGTCGTTCTTGGAAAGCCGCGAAAAAACACACTTCATTCGTGTTGATGAACATGAATGGGACGACGCTTTAAATATTTTGACCCACTACGGACAGTAA
- a CDS encoding SDR family NAD(P)-dependent oxidoreductase, which translates to MLLQGKVALITGAASERGIGRATAEIFAQQGAKVIIVDLDITQSQNAAKALGEGHLGLAANVANEEQVKAAVEQALEHYGKIDILINNAGITQPVKTLDIQRNDYDRILDVSLRGTLIMSQAVIPSMKANGGGSIVCLSSVSAQRGGGIFGGPHYSAAKAGVLGLAKAMAREFGGDQIRVNSLTPGLIHTDITGGLMNDERRHDILAGIPLGRLGKAQDVANAALFLASDLSAYLTGVTLDVNGGMLIH; encoded by the coding sequence ATGTTACTACAAGGAAAAGTGGCATTAATTACCGGTGCAGCATCAGAGCGTGGAATTGGGCGAGCAACCGCAGAAATCTTTGCACAACAAGGTGCCAAAGTCATTATTGTTGATTTAGATATTACTCAAAGCCAAAACGCTGCAAAGGCACTTGGTGAAGGACATTTAGGTCTTGCTGCAAATGTTGCAAATGAAGAACAGGTCAAAGCAGCTGTTGAACAAGCACTAGAGCACTATGGCAAGATTGATATTTTAATTAACAATGCTGGCATTACTCAGCCAGTTAAAACCCTTGATATTCAGCGCAATGACTATGATCGTATTTTAGACGTCAGCCTGCGTGGAACACTGATTATGTCTCAAGCTGTTATTCCATCCATGAAAGCAAATGGAGGTGGAAGCATTGTGTGCTTATCTTCAGTTTCAGCTCAACGCGGCGGTGGTATTTTTGGCGGGCCACATTATAGCGCTGCTAAAGCAGGCGTGTTAGGTCTGGCAAAAGCGATGGCTCGTGAGTTTGGTGGTGACCAGATTCGTGTAAATTCTCTTACGCCGGGTCTAATCCATACTGATATTACTGGCGGTTTAATGAATGATGAACGTCGTCATGACATTCTTGCAGGTATTCCACTTGGCCGTTTAGGTAAAGCGCAAGATGTTGCAAATGCAGCATTATTTTTGGCAAGTGATCTGTCAGCTTACTTAACTGGCGTAACACTCGATGTAAATGGTGGCATGCTGATTCATTAA
- a CDS encoding MFS transporter translates to MDTVFSSEVDTTVRKSAYRKIAFRLMPFLMLCYFCAYLDRVNVGFAKLQMMSDLQFSEAVYGLGAGIFFIGYFLCEVPSNIVLHKVGARRWIARIMITWGILSGCFAFVQTEWQFYTLRFLLGVAEAGLAPGLLLYLTYWFPSYRRARMTVLWFIAIPISGMIGGPLSGLIMDRMSGVHGWFGWQWMFLIEAIPTVLVGLLVLAVLKDSVQDANWLTQDEKNLVKQELAQDNQHKEGHASVKEFIADKRLWLLAGIYFCVVMGQYAITFWLPTLIRNSGISDNWHIGLLTSLPYMCAIVVMILAGRSGDHFQERRWHLIIPMCAGAIALTFATLFASNLTLSLICLCIAASGVLTASSLFWMLPTNFLGGVSAAAGIAAVNSFANLAGFCSPYLIGWVTTNTCSNAIGMFLITAVLIFGASLVLRVPAKLVNR, encoded by the coding sequence ATGGATACAGTATTTTCATCTGAAGTAGATACAACGGTTCGTAAATCGGCGTATCGAAAAATTGCATTTCGGCTTATGCCATTTTTAATGCTTTGTTATTTTTGTGCCTATTTAGATCGGGTAAATGTGGGTTTTGCCAAGCTCCAAATGATGAGCGATTTACAGTTTAGTGAAGCTGTATATGGGCTAGGCGCAGGGATTTTCTTTATTGGTTATTTTCTTTGTGAAGTACCAAGTAACATCGTACTTCACAAGGTAGGCGCAAGACGTTGGATTGCCCGTATCATGATTACATGGGGCATTTTGTCTGGCTGTTTTGCCTTTGTTCAAACCGAATGGCAATTTTACACCTTACGTTTTTTGCTTGGTGTTGCTGAAGCTGGTTTGGCTCCGGGATTATTACTCTACCTCACTTACTGGTTCCCGTCTTACCGCCGTGCACGCATGACTGTACTTTGGTTTATCGCGATTCCAATTTCAGGAATGATTGGTGGGCCACTTTCAGGCTTAATCATGGACCGAATGAGCGGTGTACATGGTTGGTTTGGCTGGCAATGGATGTTCCTTATTGAAGCCATTCCTACTGTGCTCGTGGGTCTATTGGTACTCGCTGTTTTAAAAGATTCAGTTCAAGACGCCAACTGGTTAACTCAAGACGAAAAAAACTTGGTGAAGCAAGAGCTTGCTCAAGATAACCAGCACAAAGAAGGTCATGCTAGTGTCAAAGAGTTTATTGCGGATAAACGGTTATGGTTACTCGCAGGCATCTATTTTTGTGTAGTGATGGGCCAATACGCCATTACCTTTTGGTTACCAACTCTTATTCGCAACTCAGGCATTAGTGATAACTGGCATATCGGTTTGCTCACCAGCCTGCCTTATATGTGCGCGATTGTAGTTATGATTTTGGCAGGACGTAGTGGTGACCATTTCCAAGAACGCCGTTGGCACTTAATTATTCCAATGTGTGCAGGCGCTATAGCACTCACATTTGCGACCTTATTCGCTTCAAATCTAACCCTCTCTTTAATTTGCCTTTGCATCGCAGCCTCAGGTGTGCTGACGGCATCCTCTTTATTTTGGATGTTACCGACCAACTTCTTGGGTGGTGTTTCTGCAGCGGCAGGTATTGCAGCCGTCAATAGCTTCGCCAACCTCGCAGGCTTCTGCTCACCTTATTTAATTGGTTGGGTCACCACCAACACATGTTCAAATGCAATCGGCATGTTCTTAATCACAGCAGTATTAATTTTCGGTGCCAGCTTGGTTCTGCGTGTTCCGGCAAAATTGGTCAACCGTTAA
- a CDS encoding SIR2 family protein, translating to MDIFDFINNYKNHPVLFIGTGFSLRYLSNSYSWEGLLKKIAFELKGNNEFFHDLKGQVYDRRSGTYDFMRLASLLQEEFNNQISADRNGKFKEINDEYYNKSDEGITSDKFKIYISKLLNELNIKEEKREELEVFNLLSKNISSIITTNYDNLIEVVTEFDPLVGNNILLSNPYGSVYKIHGSVENPEELVFTSDDYSEFDQRYDLIRAQLISLFVHNPIVFIGYSVNDVNIKKILSTIYKYVQLNSTQAELIRNNFLLVEYQEGSDSLEILDHDIDVDGNTLRINKLKTDNYIELYRALESLSLPVSTYEIRRVLDNVKDITSGGTIKVSIADDIDQLKNSERILAISPKSKPTIEYTYTDSSQLIIDYFEIIDNKSENLVKLIDEFPVSRTHWFPIFGFANIVPDLFKAETLKTQQRTKLANNFKTNMSRFDSLGLKNINEVLIAENIPESYKIEYIFYKIYNNSFDLDDLKEYLLKINGDLDSNYKKLLCLYDFKKYEN from the coding sequence ATGGATATTTTTGATTTTATTAATAATTATAAAAATCACCCAGTATTATTTATAGGTACAGGCTTTAGTCTCCGATATTTAAGTAATTCATATTCTTGGGAAGGTTTGTTAAAAAAAATTGCATTTGAATTAAAAGGAAATAATGAATTTTTCCATGATTTAAAAGGTCAAGTATATGATAGACGTTCAGGTACTTATGATTTTATGAGGTTAGCTTCATTATTACAGGAAGAATTTAATAATCAGATATCCGCTGATCGCAATGGTAAATTTAAAGAAATTAATGATGAATATTATAATAAAAGTGATGAAGGAATCACATCGGATAAGTTTAAAATATATATTTCAAAATTATTAAATGAGCTTAACATAAAAGAAGAAAAGAGAGAGGAATTAGAAGTTTTTAATTTACTGTCAAAAAATATATCTTCTATTATTACAACTAATTATGATAATTTGATTGAGGTTGTTACAGAGTTTGATCCTTTAGTAGGCAATAATATTTTACTTAGTAATCCGTATGGTTCAGTGTACAAAATTCATGGTAGTGTAGAAAATCCAGAAGAACTAGTCTTTACATCTGACGATTATTCAGAATTTGATCAAAGATATGATTTGATTCGTGCACAATTAATATCTTTATTTGTGCATAATCCTATAGTCTTTATAGGGTATAGTGTCAATGATGTTAATATTAAAAAAATTCTAAGTACTATTTATAAATATGTTCAACTCAACTCTACTCAAGCGGAATTGATAAGAAATAATTTTTTATTGGTTGAATATCAAGAAGGTTCTGATTCATTAGAAATACTAGATCATGATATTGATGTTGATGGAAATACTTTAAGAATTAATAAACTTAAAACAGATAATTACATTGAGTTATATCGTGCATTAGAATCTTTAAGCTTGCCTGTATCTACATATGAGATTAGACGTGTACTTGATAATGTTAAAGATATTACTTCGGGAGGAACAATAAAAGTAAGTATTGCTGATGATATTGATCAACTAAAAAACTCAGAAAGAATTTTAGCAATTTCTCCAAAATCTAAGCCAACTATTGAATATACATATACAGATTCTTCACAGTTGATTATTGATTACTTTGAAATTATTGATAATAAAAGTGAAAATCTAGTTAAGCTTATTGATGAATTTCCTGTTTCAAGGACTCATTGGTTTCCTATTTTTGGATTTGCAAATATAGTTCCCGATTTATTTAAGGCCGAAACATTGAAAACACAGCAACGAACTAAACTTGCGAATAATTTTAAAACAAATATGAGTAGATTCGATAGTCTTGGTTTAAAAAATATTAATGAAGTATTAATAGCTGAAAATATTCCTGAGAGTTATAAAATAGAGTATATTTTTTATAAAATATATAATAATTCTTTTGATTTAGATGATTTAAAAGAATACCTATTAAAAATAAATGGAGATTTAGATTCTAATTATAAAAAATTGTTATGCCTATATGATTTTAAAAAATATGAGAATTAA
- a CDS encoding transketolase family protein translates to MSQLANPPKKKLTTSAMIASIAAEGQPTKPAPFGHALNALAKERDDIVGLSADLSKYTDLHIFAKENPDKFFQMGMAEQLLMSAAAGLAREGFVPFATTYAVFASRRAYDFICMAIAEDNLNVKIVAALPGLTTGYGPSHQATDDIAIFRAMPNLMIIDPCDALEIEQAIPQIAAHNGPVYMRLLRGQVPLVLDKYNYQFKLDKAQVIKPGKDLLIISTGLLTMRALEAAEELEKEGIEVSVLHVPTIKPLDEQTILDEVAKCGRPVLTAENHSVIGGLGEAVGSLLLRNGQHPRFDMIGLPDAFLDAGALPTLHDRYGISTEAVKEKIKSHLK, encoded by the coding sequence ATGAGCCAGTTAGCTAATCCTCCTAAGAAAAAACTAACCACTTCGGCAATGATTGCTTCTATTGCTGCTGAGGGCCAACCGACCAAACCAGCACCATTTGGACATGCACTGAATGCCTTGGCAAAAGAGCGTGATGATATTGTGGGCTTATCAGCAGATTTATCAAAATATACAGACCTGCATATTTTTGCTAAAGAAAATCCAGACAAGTTTTTCCAAATGGGCATGGCAGAACAACTTTTGATGAGCGCAGCAGCAGGACTTGCTCGTGAAGGATTTGTTCCCTTTGCGACCACCTATGCTGTGTTTGCATCACGGCGTGCCTATGACTTTATTTGTATGGCGATTGCGGAAGATAATCTGAATGTCAAAATTGTGGCGGCACTTCCGGGCTTAACCACAGGCTACGGCCCAAGCCATCAGGCGACTGACGATATTGCGATTTTTCGTGCAATGCCGAACCTAATGATCATTGACCCTTGTGATGCCTTAGAAATCGAACAAGCGATTCCACAGATTGCTGCTCATAATGGGCCCGTATATATGCGTTTATTGCGTGGACAAGTTCCATTAGTGCTCGATAAATACAATTACCAGTTTAAATTAGATAAGGCACAGGTGATTAAACCGGGTAAAGATTTACTTATCATTTCGACTGGCTTATTGACCATGCGTGCACTTGAGGCAGCCGAAGAGCTTGAAAAAGAGGGCATTGAGGTTTCAGTGTTACATGTGCCTACAATTAAACCTTTAGATGAACAAACTATTTTGGATGAAGTCGCTAAATGTGGCCGACCTGTTTTAACTGCCGAAAATCACTCAGTCATTGGTGGGTTAGGGGAAGCTGTCGGGTCCTTACTTTTAAGAAATGGTCAACATCCTCGTTTTGACATGATTGGTTTGCCAGATGCATTTTTAGATGCAGGGGCATTACCCACTTTGCATGATCGATATGGTATTTCAACTGAAGCAGTTAAAGAGAAGATTAAGTCACATTTGAAGTAG
- a CDS encoding MFS transporter, giving the protein MTSSIQLKDGIANTVAHDQPQGMIIKIVGAVAVAHLLNDLIQAVLPAIYPMLKANFSLSFAQVGLISFVYQITGSLLQPWIGLYTDKHPKPYLLPLGMMVTFCGIILLAFSPSFAVLLCASALIGVGSATFHPEASRVARMASGGRFGTAQSTFQVGGNTGTAIGPLLAALLIVPFGQHAVAGLVIFALLAIWVLFGVSRWTVSHAKNQVATRANQAQSKLHGRKLIIALSTISLLMFAKFTYIASISNYFTFYLIQKFHISIQTAQLHLFAFLAAVALGTFAGGPIGDKIGRKAVIWVSFVGMAPFALMMPYANLFWTTVFSIIAGLVLSSAFAAMVVYAQEAVPGRVGMIAGLMFGLMFGVSGIAAAGLGHLADINGIEWVFGLCSFLPLLGFATAFLPNTKVK; this is encoded by the coding sequence ATGACGTCTTCAATACAATTGAAAGATGGTATTGCCAATACCGTTGCACATGATCAGCCTCAAGGAATGATTATTAAAATTGTAGGCGCCGTGGCGGTCGCACATTTACTGAATGATTTGATTCAAGCAGTGCTACCCGCTATTTATCCAATGCTAAAAGCAAACTTTTCGCTGAGTTTTGCTCAAGTTGGCCTGATCTCATTTGTATATCAAATTACAGGTTCACTGCTTCAGCCTTGGATTGGACTTTATACCGATAAACATCCAAAACCGTATCTTCTACCACTCGGAATGATGGTCACATTCTGTGGCATTATCTTGTTGGCATTTTCACCAAGCTTTGCTGTGTTGTTATGTGCATCTGCACTTATTGGAGTAGGCTCTGCAACTTTTCACCCTGAAGCTTCACGGGTGGCACGAATGGCATCGGGTGGGCGCTTCGGTACGGCACAGTCGACTTTTCAGGTGGGTGGAAATACAGGTACTGCCATTGGCCCATTATTAGCAGCGTTATTGATTGTTCCATTTGGGCAGCATGCAGTTGCGGGCTTAGTAATATTTGCACTTTTAGCGATTTGGGTTTTATTTGGCGTAAGCCGCTGGACGGTGAGTCATGCTAAAAATCAGGTAGCTACACGTGCAAATCAAGCACAAAGTAAATTGCATGGCCGTAAGCTGATCATTGCTTTGAGCACAATTAGTTTATTGATGTTTGCTAAATTTACCTACATTGCCAGCATTAGTAACTACTTTACTTTTTATCTTATTCAAAAGTTCCATATCAGCATCCAGACCGCTCAATTGCATTTGTTTGCATTCTTAGCTGCTGTTGCTTTAGGTACATTTGCTGGTGGCCCAATTGGTGACAAAATTGGTCGTAAAGCTGTTATTTGGGTTTCATTTGTGGGTATGGCGCCGTTTGCATTAATGATGCCGTATGCAAACTTATTTTGGACAACAGTTTTCTCAATTATTGCAGGTTTGGTGTTGTCGTCTGCTTTTGCTGCAATGGTGGTTTACGCACAAGAAGCTGTTCCGGGCCGTGTGGGTATGATTGCAGGTTTAATGTTTGGTCTTATGTTTGGGGTAAGTGGTATTGCCGCAGCAGGGTTGGGACATTTAGCTGATATTAACGGCATTGAATGGGTATTTGGTTTATGTTCATTCCTGCCATTACTTGGGTTTGCCACCGCATTTTTACCAAACACAAAAGTTAAATAA
- a CDS encoding LysR substrate-binding domain-containing protein: MPSIKTLQAFEQTARFGNVAKAAEHLNLTPSAVSHQIAKLEEMIGQNLFIRGARGVTLTPSGERYFQDVTTILHNLMLATEKAADKSPKDSLYIHSSPSFGLLWLLPRLESFKEKFPMIQVNLSCSYENLHFTRDKIDIDIRHGLPNWTGVEIRTIRNEKLEVLASPKLLERSPVNKPQDLLKKELILSRSTLVTWPQWFAHQGLSIPEFPYTLSFDRSYMSLEAATHGLGFVLESNLLTQNYLDSGKLVRVFADELSIPISAHHLVYPRTHQFIPKIELFLNWIYDELAD; the protein is encoded by the coding sequence ATGCCCTCAATTAAAACATTACAGGCTTTTGAACAAACCGCCCGTTTCGGCAATGTTGCCAAGGCAGCCGAGCATTTGAATCTCACGCCTTCGGCAGTAAGTCACCAAATTGCTAAGCTTGAAGAAATGATTGGGCAGAATTTATTTATTCGTGGTGCTCGTGGTGTGACGCTTACCCCTTCTGGCGAACGCTATTTTCAAGACGTTACGACCATTTTGCATAACCTAATGTTAGCGACTGAAAAAGCTGCCGATAAAAGTCCTAAAGACAGTCTATATATTCACTCATCTCCAAGTTTTGGTTTGCTCTGGTTACTGCCTCGCCTTGAATCATTTAAAGAAAAATTTCCAATGATTCAGGTCAATCTTTCGTGTTCTTATGAAAATTTGCACTTTACTCGCGATAAGATCGATATTGATATTCGTCATGGTTTGCCCAACTGGACAGGGGTAGAAATCAGAACGATTCGTAATGAAAAGCTAGAAGTACTTGCATCCCCCAAACTACTTGAACGCAGTCCAGTAAATAAACCTCAAGATTTATTAAAAAAAGAACTGATTTTATCGCGCTCAACCTTGGTTACTTGGCCACAATGGTTTGCCCATCAGGGTTTAAGCATTCCTGAATTTCCTTATACTTTGAGTTTTGATCGCTCTTATATGTCACTTGAAGCAGCCACACATGGGCTAGGTTTTGTTTTAGAAAGTAATTTGCTTACTCAAAATTATTTGGACTCTGGAAAGTTGGTTAGAGTTTTTGCAGATGAGCTATCGATTCCTATTTCTGCTCATCATTTGGTGTATCCGCGAACGCATCAATTTATTCCTAAAATTGAGCTTTTTTTAAACTGGATTTATGATGAGTTGGCGGATTGA
- a CDS encoding glutaminase, whose translation MKTPLPDYLANVIEACEVDNSGHLADYIPELANANPDRLALAMSTVDGEIYSIGDDDVEFTIQSISKPFVYAYVLQQLGIDAVLAKVGVEPSGEAFNEISLGKDGRPKNPMINSGAITVHSLIQVKHGLHSAEILRRFMSELAGRELSFDESVYDSEVKTAYRNLSIGYMLRTVGILETDPVDIVNGYIRQCAIMVTVKDLVRMGSVLANGGVDPKTGKRLLNRSVVRQVLSVMMSCGMYDAAGDWLSTVGIPAKSGVAGGILGVLPGQVSIAAFSPRLDEHGHSIRGIDILERLSRDMGLHLMEGTPSAQTIVQSHYRTGKDASLSVYVLRGVLKFTEAEMLLRILQDETTDQSTIVIDLTQISLIHDVGKRMFLEGVDRLIDDGHTLVLVDPEQRLDHARTGKDRELHVYHDFDDLLEKHDLPAKKKTYSDIAELLNC comes from the coding sequence ATGAAAACCCCTCTCCCAGATTATTTGGCAAATGTGATAGAAGCCTGTGAGGTAGATAATAGCGGACATCTAGCTGACTATATTCCAGAGTTAGCAAATGCAAATCCAGATCGATTAGCTTTGGCCATGTCTACGGTAGATGGCGAAATTTATTCGATTGGAGATGATGATGTTGAATTCACCATTCAATCGATTTCTAAACCGTTCGTATATGCCTATGTTTTACAACAGCTTGGCATTGATGCAGTACTTGCGAAAGTAGGGGTAGAGCCTTCGGGGGAAGCCTTCAATGAAATTTCATTGGGTAAAGACGGACGTCCGAAAAACCCGATGATTAACTCTGGCGCAATTACTGTACATTCCTTGATTCAGGTCAAGCATGGTTTACATAGCGCAGAAATTCTACGCCGTTTTATGAGCGAGCTTGCAGGGCGTGAATTAAGTTTTGATGAGTCTGTCTATGATTCGGAAGTCAAAACTGCCTACCGTAATCTTTCGATCGGTTATATGTTGCGAACTGTCGGAATTTTAGAGACTGACCCTGTCGATATTGTGAATGGTTACATTCGCCAATGTGCGATCATGGTTACAGTTAAAGACTTGGTACGTATGGGCAGTGTACTTGCCAACGGTGGGGTCGACCCTAAAACCGGAAAGCGCCTATTGAATCGATCTGTCGTTAGACAAGTGCTCAGTGTCATGATGAGCTGTGGCATGTATGATGCCGCGGGTGACTGGTTGTCGACTGTTGGTATTCCTGCTAAAAGTGGTGTAGCAGGCGGTATTTTAGGTGTGCTGCCAGGTCAGGTCAGTATTGCTGCTTTTTCTCCTCGTTTAGATGAGCATGGTCATAGTATTCGAGGCATCGATATTTTAGAACGGTTATCCCGTGACATGGGATTACATCTCATGGAAGGTACACCTTCTGCACAAACGATTGTACAAAGCCATTACCGTACAGGAAAAGATGCTTCATTAAGTGTATATGTGCTTCGCGGTGTATTGAAATTTACCGAAGCTGAAATGTTGTTGCGCATTTTACAAGATGAGACAACTGACCAAAGCACAATCGTCATTGATTTAACCCAGATTTCACTTATCCACGATGTGGGTAAACGTATGTTCTTAGAAGGCGTAGATCGTTTGATTGATGATGGCCATACTCTTGTTTTAGTGGATCCTGAACAACGATTAGATCATGCGAGAACTGGTAAAGATCGTGAGCTTCATGTCTATCACGATTTTGATGATTTGCTCGAAAAGCATGACCTACCTGCAAAAAAAAAGACTTATAGCGACATCGCAGAACTTCTAAACTGCTGA